The following coding sequences lie in one Benincasa hispida cultivar B227 chromosome 6, ASM972705v1, whole genome shotgun sequence genomic window:
- the LOC120080035 gene encoding T-complex protein 1 subunit alpha, producing MAIASQTPDILGERQSGQDVRTQNVVACQAVANIVKSSLGPVGLDKMLVDDIGDVTITNDGATILKMLEVEHPAAKVLVELAELQDREVGDGTTSVVIVAAELLKRANDLVRNKIHPTSIISGYRLAMREACKYVEEKLAVKVEKLGKDSLINCAKTSMSSKLITSDSDFFANLVVDAVQAVKMTNARGEIKYPIKGINILKAHGKSAKESYLLNGYALDTGRAAQGMPIRVAPARIACLDFNLQKTKMQLGVQVLVTDPRELEKIRQRESDMMKERIEKLLKAGANVVLTTKGIDDMALKYFVEAGAIAVRRVKKEDMRHVAKATGATMVSTFADMEGEETFEPSLLGYADEVVEERIADDDVVMIKGSKTTSAVSLILRGANDYMLDEMERSLHDALSIVKRTLESNTVVAGGGAVESALSVYLEYLATTLGSREQLAIAEFAESLLIIPKVLAVNAAKDATELVAKLRAYHHTAQTKADKKHLSSMGLDLTNGTIRNNLEAGVIEPAMSKVKIIQFATEAAITILRIDDMIKLYKDETQNEE from the exons ATGGCAATTGCTTCACAAACCCCTGACATATTGGGTGAGCGGCAATCTGGGCAGGATGTTCGCACTCAAAATG TTGTAGCATGTCAAGCGGTTGCAAACATTGTGAAATCCTCACTTGGACCTGTTGGCCTCGATAAG ATGCTTGTGGATGATATTGGTGACGTTACAATCACTAATGACGGTGCAACAATTCTCAAGATGTTAGAAGTTGAGCACCCTGCTGCGAAG GTGCTAGTGGAGTTGGCTGAACTCCAAGATCGAGAAGTTGGTGACGGCACAACTTCAGTAGTCATTGTAGCAGCCGAGTTGCTCAAG AGAGCTAATGATCTGGTGAGAAACAAGATTCATCCAACTTCTATAATTAGCGGGTACAGG CTAGCCATGAGGGAAGCATGCAAGTATGTTGAGGAGAAGTTGGCTGTAAAG GTTGAAAAGTTGGGAAAAGACTCGCTTATTAACTGTGCTAAGACAAGCATGTCTTCCAAGTTGATTACAAGTGATAGCGACTTCTTCGCAAACTTG GTTGTAGATGCGGTGCAAGCAGTCAAGATGACCAATGCAAGGGGAGAAATTAAATACCCAATTAAG GGAATCAACATTTTGAAAGCTCATGGAAAAAGTGCAAAAGAGAGCTATCTATTGAATGGTTATGCTCTAGATACAGGTCGAGCAGCTCAAGGGATGCCAATTAGAGTTGCACCTGCCAGGATTGCTTGCCTCGACTTCAATCTCCAAAAGACAAAAATGCAGCTGGGTGTACAAGTTCTTGTCACTGATCCAAGGGAACTTGAGAAAATTCGTCAGAG GGAGTCTGATATGATGAAAGAACGCATCGAAAAGCTTTTGAAAGCTGGAGCAAATGTTGTTCTCACCACGAAAGGGATTGATGACATGGCACTCAAG TATTTTGTGGAGGCGGGTGCTATTGCTGTTAGGCGAGTAAAAAAGGAGGACATGCGCCATGTCGCCAAGGCTACTGGAGCAACCATG GTTTCGACATTTGCTGACATGGAGGGGGAGGAAACCTTCGAGCCATCACTTCTTGGATATGCTGATGAGGTCGTAGAGGAAAGAATTGCTGATGATGATGTCGTTATGATAAAGGGTTCTAAAACTACTAGTGCG GTCTCTTTGATCCTTAGAGGCGCAAATGACTATATGCTCGATGAGATGGAGAGGTCTTTGCATGATGCATTATCTATCGTCAAGAGGACTCTCGAGTCCAATACG GTGGTAGCAGGTGGTGGTGCAGTTGAATCTGCATTGTCGGTGTATTTAGAATACCTTGCAACAACTCTAGGCTCCCGTGAGCAGTTGGCAATTGCTGAGTTTGCTGAATCTTTGTTAATTATTCCAAAG GTACTTGCTGTTAATGCTGCTAAGGATGCTACCGAGTTAGTTGCCAAACTACGGGCTTACCACCACACAGCACAAACAAAGGCAGATAAGAAGCATCTCTCCAG CATGGGACTAGATCTAACCAATGGAACCATCCGCAATAACTTGGAAGCTGGTGTTATTGAGCCTGCCATGAGCAAAGTAAAGATAATTCAG TTTGCAACTGAAGCAGCGATTACAATTCTTCGTATTGATGATATGATCAAACTTTACAAGGATGAAACACAAAACGAGGAATAG